The Vanessa tameamea isolate UH-Manoa-2023 chromosome 2, ilVanTame1 primary haplotype, whole genome shotgun sequence genome has a segment encoding these proteins:
- the LOC113393773 gene encoding uncharacterized protein LOC113393773 yields the protein MQLLHEQTSILTVKDIGNVHTSLKNASSHNIEVKEKRSSNASLFVMNPVASGDNMQIDLNSAQKIKDETAVMPQLVPCCEGKELQINEDLVRTGLSAISVKHDSVVQCLSMSCACERMQVPPGLVKHRNSFRSLHRPDLKRVPYLRRMTPDELESLFRGYADIPTRGKKIETSKETFMVLPPDENDRSREVRDKTNLEEGGNLHPIPETRSCADDVPAGMRLHGARARLYTSVLAGAKAGDQLDNASANDDCATPILVDPIPEDEIPLYEELQIILPPRCDDVTAGSSHNGSEKKKTFE from the exons ATGCAATTGTTACACGAACAGACATCTATTCTAACCGTTAAAGATATTGGAAACGTGCACACGTCCTTAAAAAATGCGTCCTCGCATAACATCGAAGTGAAAGAGAAGCGGTCGTCAAATGCATCCTTATTTGTGATGAATCCAGTCGCGAGTGGAGATAATATGCAGATAGATTTAAATAGCGCACAAAAGATTAAAGATGAGACAGCCGTAATGCCGCAGCTTGTGCCGTGTTGTGAAGGAAAAGAGTTACAG ATTAACGAAGATTTGGTTCGTACCGGCCTATCAGCTATTTCTGTGAAACATGACAGCGTGGTCCAGTGTTTGAGTATGTCTTGTGCTTGCGAAAGGATGCAAGTGCCCCCGGGGCTTGTTAAG CACAGAAACTCATTTCGGTCACTTCACCGCCCCGACCTAAAGCGTGTACCGTATCTCCGACGTATGACACCGGATGAACTTGAGTCATTGTTTCGCGGCTACGCGGATATCCCAACGCGTGGAAAGAAGATAG aAACCTCAAAAGAAACCTTCATGGTTTTACCTCCAGATGAAAACGATCGATCAAGAGAAGTTCGAGATAAAACCAATTTAGAAGAAG GAGGTAATCTACATCCAATACCAGAGACAAGATCATGTGCGGATGATGTACCGGCTGGTATGCGACTCCACGGAGCGCGTGCGAGACTATATACCTCCGTTCTAGCTGGAGCCAAAGCTGGTGATCAACTGGA caatGCTTCTGCAAATGATGACTGTGCCACTCCTATTTTAGTTGATCCCATTCCCGAGGACGAAATCCCACTCTATGAAGAACTACAAATTATACTTCCACCTCGCTGCGATGACGTCACTGCTGGATCTTCTCACAACggttcagaaaaaaaaaaaacatttgaatga